One Tolypothrix bouteillei VB521301 DNA window includes the following coding sequences:
- a CDS encoding protoporphyrinogen/coproporphyrinogen oxidase yields MEKYNTIILGAGVTGLAAGMSSKCPVFEALEQPGGICGSYYIKPQDGQRQNHCPEDGKAYRFEYGGGHWIFGGDPSVLRFMRSLTPFKSYNRRSTVYFPDRDIYVPYPLQNHLSYLGTNIASQALIEIASNVQGHPKTLADWLYQNFGKTLTDLFFAPFHELYTAGLWTEITPQDAYKSPVSLSSVIQGAFESPTPVGYNTTYLYPTEGLNTLVQKIAESCDVRYGKKVEQIDVKTKEVIFSGGLTIRYDKMISTLPLNRMMLMTGLHVEAEPDPYTSVLVLNIGATKGCKCPNEHWIYIPHSKSGFHRVGFYSNVDVSFLPISSRANQDRVSIYVEKAYRGGTKPTEVEIRNYSQAVVEELCSWGYIQQVEVVDPTWIDVAYTWSWAGSRWKQQALQSLEEHDIYLIGRYGRWIFQGIADSIKDGLFIGASLAEY; encoded by the coding sequence ATGGAAAAATATAATACTATTATTTTAGGTGCAGGAGTTACTGGATTGGCAGCAGGTATGTCCTCTAAATGTCCTGTATTTGAAGCACTCGAGCAACCTGGAGGTATCTGTGGTTCTTACTATATTAAACCCCAGGATGGTCAGAGACAAAACCATTGCCCAGAAGATGGAAAAGCTTATCGCTTTGAATATGGCGGAGGACATTGGATTTTTGGTGGCGACCCATCTGTATTGAGGTTTATGCGATCGCTTACACCCTTCAAGTCATACAATCGCAGATCTACTGTCTACTTTCCGGATCGAGATATATACGTTCCCTATCCTTTACAAAATCACCTTAGCTATTTAGGTACAAATATTGCATCTCAAGCATTAATAGAAATTGCTTCTAACGTTCAAGGTCATCCTAAAACTTTAGCAGACTGGCTTTATCAGAACTTTGGTAAAACATTGACCGATTTATTTTTTGCACCTTTCCATGAACTTTATACAGCTGGTCTTTGGACTGAAATTACTCCTCAAGACGCTTACAAGTCACCTGTAAGTTTGTCAAGTGTTATTCAAGGAGCTTTTGAAAGCCCAACACCTGTTGGATATAACACAACTTATCTCTATCCTACTGAAGGATTAAATACATTAGTTCAAAAAATAGCTGAATCTTGTGATGTTCGTTATGGTAAGAAAGTTGAACAAATCGATGTAAAAACTAAAGAAGTCATTTTCTCTGGTGGTTTGACAATCCGATATGACAAAATGATATCGACTTTGCCCTTGAATCGCATGATGTTAATGACAGGATTACACGTTGAAGCAGAGCCAGATCCTTACACATCTGTGCTAGTTCTTAATATTGGAGCTACAAAAGGCTGTAAGTGTCCTAATGAACACTGGATATACATTCCCCATAGCAAATCTGGTTTTCATCGTGTAGGATTTTACAGCAACGTAGATGTATCTTTTCTTCCGATCTCTTCTAGAGCTAACCAAGATCGTGTAAGTATTTACGTTGAAAAAGCCTACCGTGGAGGTACAAAACCAACTGAAGTAGAGATAAGAAATTACAGTCAAGCCGTTGTAGAAGAATTGTGTAGTTGGGGTTATATTCAGCAAGTAGAAGTTGTAGATCCTACCTGGATTGATGTGGCTTATACCTGGTCTTGGGCTGGTTCGCGGTGGAAACAACAAGCACTTCAGTCATTAGAAGAACATGATATTTACCTAATTGGTCGATATGGTCGTTGGATCTTTCAAGGAATTGCAGATTCAATCAAAGACGGCTTGTTTATTGGAGCAAGTCTTGCAGAATATTAG
- a CDS encoding glycosyltransferase encodes MTLDRVFVPAINQVPEEVNRPFWSVMIPTYNCANFLVETLKSVLAQDPGSDIMQIEVVDDFSTKDDPEAVVRELGKGRVSFFRQPKNGGPIPNFNTCIQRAKGHWLHILHGDDMVLPGFYSTLQKSLEKEPTVGAAFCRHIFVDENGQWQWLSALERETPGILPNWIEKIAIGQRIETPSIVVKRQVYEKLGGFNLELFHTADWEMWKRIAVHYPVWFEPQPLAYYRRHSASHTSQLIKSGSNVANARRAIEITELYLPQEYATQLSNRSRINYAFAALNTAKRMLAVGDMDAAIAQLWEGISCSDAPEVIDSLIDFVKLNDSEEVLGHLSNYAAQKPETSTSQSALTKLYQALEEEPVSLRTAIPTILVDGVVFQIIEKAGIARVWTSLLEEWANNEFGKHIILLDRAGTAPSISGIRYIKAPAYGYGTTDNDREMLQQVCEQVGADLFISTYYTTPLSTPSVFLAHDMIPELMGWNLSHPMWREKHYGIRHASAFIAVSENTARDLCKVFPKVSLQSVTIANNGVDRQLFCPAIQENIQKFKTKYGITKPYFILVGPADGYKNSLLFFKAFSQLASQNGFEIVCTGRGSLLESEFRAYTSGSLVHILQLDDRELAAAYSGAVALVYPSKYEGFGLPILEAMSCGCPVITCPNASIPEVTGEAALYVSDFNVEELADALCEIQKPSVRKLLIAAGLEQARQFSWSKMAKTVSSALIHATLLPLKLKENNFIIFPDWSQPEELLGEDLQTTLRAIAFLPNSQSITLLIDTSNIAYENAELFLSSVTMNLLMEEDLDVSQGLDISLVEELGSIQWEALLSRIQGRIILEHEDAEAIAAVKAENLLAFDINSLTGINEDALAVLF; translated from the coding sequence ATGACATTAGATAGAGTTTTTGTACCCGCTATCAACCAAGTGCCCGAAGAAGTTAACAGACCGTTTTGGTCTGTTATGATTCCGACATATAACTGTGCTAATTTCTTAGTAGAAACCCTCAAAAGTGTCTTAGCACAAGACCCTGGTTCAGACATAATGCAGATAGAGGTCGTGGATGATTTTTCTACTAAAGACGATCCCGAAGCAGTTGTAAGGGAACTGGGCAAAGGTAGAGTTTCTTTCTTTCGCCAACCAAAAAACGGTGGCCCTATACCTAACTTTAATACCTGTATTCAACGTGCTAAAGGTCATTGGCTGCACATACTACATGGCGATGACATGGTTTTGCCTGGGTTTTACAGTACCTTGCAAAAATCTCTGGAAAAAGAACCGACAGTTGGAGCAGCCTTTTGCCGACACATTTTCGTAGATGAGAATGGTCAGTGGCAATGGTTATCTGCACTAGAAAGGGAAACTCCTGGTATTCTTCCAAATTGGATAGAGAAGATTGCTATCGGACAACGAATTGAAACACCTTCAATTGTTGTAAAACGTCAAGTTTATGAAAAGTTGGGGGGATTTAATCTCGAATTATTTCACACGGCTGATTGGGAAATGTGGAAGCGAATAGCAGTACATTATCCAGTTTGGTTTGAACCTCAACCACTAGCATATTACCGCAGACACTCTGCTTCACATACTTCTCAGTTAATAAAGTCTGGGTCTAATGTTGCCAATGCAAGACGAGCAATTGAAATTACTGAATTGTACTTACCACAAGAGTACGCAACTCAATTATCCAATCGATCTAGAATAAATTATGCCTTTGCAGCTCTTAATACTGCTAAAAGAATGTTAGCTGTAGGTGACATGGATGCTGCGATCGCTCAACTTTGGGAAGGAATAAGTTGTAGTGACGCTCCAGAAGTCATTGATTCTTTGATAGACTTTGTCAAATTAAATGACTCTGAAGAAGTTTTAGGTCATCTCTCTAACTACGCCGCTCAAAAACCAGAAACCTCAACAAGCCAATCTGCACTCACTAAACTTTATCAAGCTTTAGAGGAAGAACCCGTTAGTTTAAGAACTGCAATTCCAACAATTCTTGTTGATGGCGTTGTCTTCCAGATTATAGAAAAAGCAGGAATTGCTCGTGTGTGGACAAGCTTGCTTGAAGAATGGGCAAACAATGAATTTGGCAAACATATCATTTTACTTGATCGAGCGGGAACAGCACCTTCTATTTCCGGTATTCGTTATATTAAAGCGCCAGCATATGGTTACGGTACTACAGACAATGACCGCGAAATGCTACAGCAAGTTTGTGAGCAGGTAGGCGCTGACTTATTTATTTCTACATACTACACAACTCCTCTCTCAACACCATCAGTGTTTTTGGCACATGACATGATTCCGGAACTGATGGGATGGAATTTAAGCCATCCTATGTGGAGAGAGAAGCACTATGGAATTCGGCATGCTTCTGCCTTTATTGCCGTTTCAGAAAATACGGCACGGGATTTATGTAAGGTTTTCCCAAAAGTTTCTTTACAGTCTGTCACAATTGCCAATAATGGAGTTGATCGACAATTATTTTGCCCTGCAATTCAGGAAAATATTCAAAAATTCAAAACAAAGTATGGTATTACCAAACCGTACTTTATATTAGTAGGTCCAGCAGATGGTTATAAGAATAGTCTGTTGTTCTTCAAAGCTTTTTCCCAGCTTGCCAGTCAAAACGGTTTTGAGATTGTATGTACGGGAAGAGGCTCTTTACTAGAATCTGAATTTAGAGCTTACACATCAGGTAGTCTTGTTCATATATTGCAGCTTGACGATCGAGAATTGGCAGCTGCTTATTCAGGTGCAGTAGCACTTGTTTATCCATCAAAATACGAAGGATTTGGTTTGCCTATACTAGAGGCGATGTCTTGTGGTTGTCCGGTGATAACCTGTCCTAACGCTTCGATTCCAGAAGTTACAGGGGAAGCAGCTTTGTATGTGAGTGATTTTAATGTAGAGGAACTAGCTGATGCTCTTTGTGAAATCCAAAAACCCAGTGTTCGTAAATTACTCATTGCTGCTGGTTTGGAACAAGCAAGACAGTTTTCTTGGTCAAAAATGGCGAAGACTGTAAGTTCTGCCTTGATTCATGCTACTTTGTTGCCTTTAAAGCTTAAAGAGAATAATTTCATAATCTTCCCAGATTGGTCACAACCAGAAGAGCTACTGGGAGAAGATTTGCAAACAACACTGAGAGCGATCGCATTTCTTCCTAACAGTCAAAGCATCACTCTGCTTATTGACACTAGTAACATTGCTTATGAAAACGCAGAACTGTTTTTATCTAGTGTCACAATGAATCTTTTAATGGAAGAAGATTTGGATGTGAGCCAAGGTTTAGATATTTCGTTAGTAGAAGAACTAGGTAGTATTCAATGGGAGGCTTTGCTATCTCGCATTCAAGGGAGAATCATTCTAGAACATGAAGATGCTGAGGCGATCGCGGCTGTAAAAGCAGAAAACCTTCTAGCCTTTGACATAAATAGTTTAACTGGCATTAATGAAGATGCCTTGGCAGTCTTATTCTGA
- a CDS encoding tetratricopeptide repeat protein yields MDYQNFINQLPDFYYNWKKDSVSTKTNKFQHILQKDRDTKTTPNLMQLLNFAVDCMEPDEIYCEVGCSTGENLIAALLDHPNQMAYAVDNFLQYQNNEEVIDTLNNNLSCFALEVQTLVCAQDTEEFFYDLREIETNNKIGVYFYNSDKDYRSQILSLLLIRPFLAEQAIIITSNSNAISVQQANWDFIAAHSQCKILLDLPTHEDNYNTFLNGIQILSWDTTRDYNYDISAIKQGNNQVFIQAIIQWQEELDNKKKALDNLQREAVALQHYGCYEEAEKKYMELLEWDKNQARIWLNLGTLYYATNQDRKALNALLKSVELEPSTSVPYYTMGLVLEKIGATSQAIKAYEQAIALEPEAVDPYNNLGNILLAQGDLDEAESIYRQAIAANPKHFGSYLNLGNVLMERQQVDEAVEVYEKALNLKPRNPDVLYNLGVALEAKNDPAEAALHYGYAYYRQGKYQEAIDQYQEFLKTKTGDENFYIALAECYQNLGQDEEVLKTYKEGIQLYPKSPELYLSLSLALQEFGRTEEAIVVVSEASQLLPHITILQLEKQRILPILYDTEEEVNFYRQRFAQGLEELIQQTSLDTPEARQNALIGVGSRTNFYLQYQCKNDVELQKRYGEFVEKVMAANYPHWSKLLAIPSLHEGEKIRVGYASYYLRSHNGARWALGWIKNHNRQDFEIYCYHTSPIVDATTQQFKLLADFFHHIPDDLEAVCERIAADKLHILIFPDIGMAPLTTQMAGLRLAPVQCTAWGHAITSGLPTIDYFLSGDLMEPDNAQEHYSEELVRLPNIGLCYPNPVIPQLNKHRSDFQLRDEAIIYLSCQSLFKYLPQYDYVFPSIAQKLPQAQFAFLAHKSLHITEKFSKRLQRAFAKFGLNSKEYCVIVPRQSTIGYLTLNLLSDVYLDTFGWSGGNSTLEAIACHLPIVTCPGEYMRGLHSYGILKMLGVTDTITQNEEEYINMAVKLGSDRQWRDSIVERMDKHHSNLYYDKTCVLALDDFFRRVIQQGCN; encoded by the coding sequence ATGGATTACCAGAACTTTATTAACCAATTACCCGATTTCTATTACAACTGGAAGAAAGATTCAGTTTCTACGAAAACTAATAAATTTCAACACATATTACAGAAGGATCGAGATACAAAAACTACACCCAATCTTATGCAATTACTTAACTTTGCTGTAGATTGTATGGAGCCAGATGAAATTTATTGTGAGGTAGGTTGCTCTACGGGTGAAAATCTTATCGCTGCACTTCTAGACCATCCTAATCAGATGGCATATGCGGTGGATAATTTTTTGCAATACCAAAATAACGAAGAAGTTATTGATACGTTGAATAACAACTTATCCTGTTTTGCTTTAGAGGTACAAACATTAGTTTGCGCTCAAGATACCGAAGAATTTTTCTACGATTTACGAGAAATTGAGACAAACAATAAAATTGGTGTTTACTTTTACAATAGCGATAAGGACTACAGGTCGCAAATATTGAGTCTTCTTCTCATCAGACCGTTCCTTGCAGAGCAAGCAATTATCATTACCAGCAATAGTAATGCCATTTCTGTACAGCAAGCCAATTGGGATTTCATTGCTGCTCATTCTCAATGCAAAATACTATTAGACTTACCCACACATGAGGATAATTACAATACATTTTTGAATGGTATTCAGATTTTAAGTTGGGATACCACAAGAGATTATAACTACGATATTTCAGCTATTAAACAAGGGAATAATCAGGTATTTATCCAAGCTATTATCCAGTGGCAAGAGGAGCTTGATAATAAGAAAAAGGCACTAGACAACTTGCAAAGAGAAGCAGTAGCGTTACAACATTACGGATGCTATGAAGAAGCAGAAAAAAAGTACATGGAATTATTGGAGTGGGATAAGAATCAAGCAAGGATATGGTTAAATTTGGGGACTTTATACTATGCCACAAACCAAGATCGGAAAGCGCTAAATGCATTGCTTAAGTCTGTAGAGCTTGAACCATCAACATCTGTACCTTACTATACTATGGGCCTGGTACTGGAAAAAATTGGTGCCACTTCCCAGGCAATCAAGGCGTATGAGCAAGCGATCGCTTTGGAACCAGAAGCTGTTGACCCCTATAACAACCTAGGGAATATTTTGTTGGCACAAGGTGACCTAGACGAAGCAGAATCAATTTATCGACAAGCCATAGCAGCCAATCCCAAGCATTTTGGTAGTTATCTTAACTTGGGCAATGTTTTGATGGAACGGCAGCAAGTGGATGAAGCTGTGGAAGTGTATGAAAAGGCTCTTAATTTGAAGCCTCGTAATCCTGATGTTCTTTATAATTTGGGAGTTGCCCTAGAAGCTAAAAACGATCCAGCAGAGGCTGCCCTTCACTATGGCTACGCCTACTATCGTCAAGGAAAATATCAAGAAGCCATAGACCAGTATCAGGAGTTTCTCAAAACAAAAACAGGAGACGAAAATTTTTATATTGCTTTAGCTGAATGTTACCAAAACTTGGGTCAAGATGAAGAGGTTTTAAAAACATATAAAGAAGGAATTCAGCTTTACCCCAAATCTCCAGAACTGTATCTTTCTTTGTCATTAGCTTTACAAGAATTTGGACGTACTGAGGAGGCAATTGTAGTTGTAAGTGAAGCATCACAATTGTTACCACACATTACTATTTTACAATTAGAGAAGCAACGAATACTACCAATTCTTTATGATACTGAAGAGGAAGTAAATTTTTACAGACAGCGCTTTGCTCAAGGATTAGAAGAGTTGATTCAGCAAACATCTTTAGATACTCCTGAAGCCAGACAAAATGCTTTAATAGGTGTCGGTAGTAGAACAAATTTTTATCTACAGTATCAGTGTAAAAATGATGTAGAGTTACAAAAACGTTATGGTGAGTTTGTCGAAAAAGTTATGGCTGCTAACTACCCTCACTGGTCTAAACTCTTAGCAATACCATCTTTACACGAAGGAGAAAAAATTCGTGTTGGTTATGCCTCGTATTATTTAAGAAGTCATAATGGTGCTAGGTGGGCACTTGGGTGGATAAAAAATCACAATAGACAAGACTTTGAGATTTACTGTTACCATACAAGCCCAATTGTAGATGCTACAACTCAACAGTTCAAATTATTAGCTGATTTCTTTCATCACATACCAGATGATTTAGAAGCAGTTTGCGAGCGGATTGCAGCTGACAAACTACACATACTTATTTTTCCGGATATTGGTATGGCTCCACTTACAACTCAGATGGCAGGATTGCGACTAGCTCCCGTGCAATGTACAGCTTGGGGTCATGCTATTACCTCTGGATTGCCAACCATTGACTACTTCTTATCTGGGGATTTAATGGAACCAGACAACGCTCAAGAACATTATTCAGAGGAATTAGTTCGCTTACCCAACATCGGTCTTTGCTATCCCAACCCTGTTATTCCTCAACTTAACAAACACCGTTCGGACTTTCAGCTACGGGATGAGGCAATAATCTATTTATCTTGCCAATCTTTGTTTAAGTATTTACCACAATACGATTATGTATTCCCGTCAATCGCTCAAAAATTACCACAAGCGCAGTTTGCCTTTTTGGCTCACAAAAGCCTTCACATAACTGAAAAATTTAGCAAACGCCTACAACGTGCTTTTGCTAAATTTGGCTTAAATAGTAAAGAATATTGTGTGATTGTTCCCCGACAAAGTACGATTGGCTATTTAACCCTCAACTTGCTTTCAGATGTCTATTTAGATACTTTTGGTTGGTCAGGTGGTAATTCCACGTTAGAGGCGATCGCTTGTCATTTGCCAATTGTTACCTGCCCTGGTGAATATATGCGCGGTCTTCATTCTTATGGAATCTTAAAAATGCTGGGCGTAACAGACACAATTACTCAAAATGAAGAAGAGTATATTAATATGGCTGTTAAATTAGGGAGCGATCGGCAATGGAGAGATAGTATTGTTGAGCGAATGGACAAGCACCATTCCAATCTTTACTACGACAAAACTTGCGTGCTCGCACTTGACGATTTCTTTCGCCGTGTTATACAGCAAGGTTGCAATTGA
- a CDS encoding glycosyltransferase: MISYNRDSVPNIAPVPTGIHRPFWSVMIPTYNCVNYLVETLKSVLAQDPGLDQMQIEVVDDFSTKDDPEAVVREIGKGRVSFYRQLKNGGAIANFNTCIQRAKGHWIHILHGDDSVLQGFYERLRQGIEQEPNLGAAFCRYIIVDDNSHWTEMISPVERETPGILSNFLAPMAVVNRIMTPSIVVKRSVYEEIGAFHPELFHSADWDMWKRIILNYPIWFEPQVSACYRLHSSSDSSRLKKSGDNITEACRAIEIAETYLPALVATELSNAAREAHAFDALENTKEMLEKGNLEVVIAQLRAAIKCSHSTRIFESLNQILPILFRLLYNNHLLPFVALDKFLSEAQFLAILSQDIKEFQAYPNNQLTLAKLQQARQKIAEQWLNLPHEYLQDAYRGELGTAHKMLLRIGIQKASETNMEQEFLESQNLGKNQNVEQGKIIKNILVKMLYFLPATFSLKSELSIIPHWFITDYLTFLFGSSYFYKDKAEVEKYHFYQQQWIQDLYDWFDRMTDVYISRNVANSILETASFVPPENAIKDVYIKYKKVLQKVLHLKECEVTHKFAEHFTDRKKIKIGILAATFADKPNTWKTLPVYEYLSREFEVTLYALSREGSYLERYCASCASDFIVLPEGLAHQVDVIRSADLDILVITGDSSAITNCIYLLSFHQLARIQVATATPLSEMAISTIDHHLSLKEPQLLDKIAYSKEIASFFQEKLRERELSLLRDRLHLREINFIIFPDWSQPEELLCQEFIEILRNLSTHTLRTQMTLLVDTSNIAEDEAELLFYSVVMNLMMDEDIAIDEELQISFIGHLSKLQWESLLSSIQERIPLVTENKEAIIAVCAESIPVNKEK; this comes from the coding sequence ATGATAAGTTATAATCGTGATTCAGTCCCTAATATTGCTCCAGTACCGACAGGAATTCATCGACCATTTTGGTCTGTTATGATTCCCACTTATAATTGTGTCAATTATTTAGTAGAAACCCTCAAAAGTGTTTTGGCACAAGACCCCGGTCTTGACCAAATGCAGATAGAGGTCGTAGATGATTTTTCGACTAAAGACGATCCAGAAGCAGTTGTTAGAGAAATTGGGAAAGGGCGGGTTTCATTCTACCGCCAACTAAAGAATGGTGGAGCAATAGCTAACTTTAATACTTGTATTCAACGGGCAAAGGGTCATTGGATTCACATATTACACGGTGATGATAGTGTTCTACAAGGATTTTACGAACGTTTGCGACAAGGTATTGAGCAGGAACCAAATTTAGGAGCAGCTTTTTGCCGCTACATCATAGTTGACGACAATAGTCATTGGACTGAAATGATTTCTCCAGTAGAAAGAGAAACTCCTGGTATTCTTTCTAATTTTTTAGCCCCAATGGCTGTTGTCAACCGTATCATGACCCCTTCTATTGTAGTAAAGCGTAGCGTTTACGAGGAAATAGGGGCTTTTCATCCAGAATTATTTCATTCCGCCGACTGGGATATGTGGAAACGCATTATCCTAAATTATCCTATATGGTTTGAACCTCAAGTTTCTGCTTGTTACCGTCTGCATTCCTCTTCAGACAGTTCTCGTCTTAAAAAATCCGGTGACAATATTACCGAAGCCTGTAGAGCTATCGAAATTGCTGAAACATATTTACCAGCTCTTGTTGCTACTGAATTATCGAACGCAGCTAGAGAAGCTCATGCTTTTGATGCCCTCGAAAACACAAAAGAAATGTTGGAAAAAGGCAATTTAGAAGTAGTAATTGCTCAGCTTCGTGCTGCTATCAAATGCAGTCACAGTACAAGAATTTTTGAGTCATTAAACCAGATTTTACCTATTTTATTTAGATTGTTATATAATAATCATTTGTTGCCATTTGTAGCATTAGATAAATTTTTATCTGAAGCACAGTTTCTTGCTATTCTTTCACAAGATATTAAAGAGTTTCAGGCCTACCCTAATAATCAACTTACACTAGCTAAGCTTCAACAAGCTCGTCAGAAAATTGCTGAACAGTGGTTAAACTTACCACACGAGTACCTTCAAGACGCATATCGAGGAGAACTAGGTACAGCACATAAAATGCTACTTAGGATTGGTATTCAAAAAGCATCCGAGACCAATATGGAACAGGAGTTTCTAGAGAGTCAAAATCTAGGGAAAAATCAGAATGTCGAGCAAGGCAAGATTATTAAGAATATACTTGTAAAAATGCTCTATTTTCTACCTGCTACTTTTAGTCTCAAATCTGAACTGTCTATTATTCCTCATTGGTTCATTACTGATTACCTTACATTTCTGTTTGGCTCATCTTACTTCTATAAGGACAAAGCCGAAGTCGAAAAGTATCATTTTTACCAACAACAATGGATTCAAGACTTATACGATTGGTTTGACAGAATGACAGATGTTTATATATCTCGAAATGTTGCTAACTCTATTTTAGAAACAGCTAGCTTTGTTCCACCAGAAAATGCAATAAAAGATGTATATATCAAATACAAAAAAGTTTTACAAAAAGTTTTACATCTTAAGGAATGTGAAGTTACACATAAATTCGCCGAACATTTTACCGATAGAAAAAAAATTAAAATAGGTATTTTAGCGGCGACTTTTGCAGATAAACCTAATACGTGGAAAACACTGCCAGTCTATGAGTATCTTAGCCGAGAATTTGAAGTTACTCTGTATGCCTTAAGCAGGGAAGGTAGTTATTTAGAAAGATACTGTGCTAGCTGTGCTAGTGACTTCATAGTTTTGCCAGAAGGTTTAGCCCATCAAGTAGATGTTATACGTAGCGCAGATTTAGATATTCTAGTCATTACTGGAGATTCTTCAGCTATAACAAACTGCATTTATTTATTGTCTTTCCATCAACTTGCTAGAATCCAAGTTGCTACAGCGACTCCTCTATCTGAGATGGCAATTTCTACAATTGACCATCATTTATCATTGAAAGAACCACAGCTACTGGATAAGATTGCTTACTCTAAAGAAATAGCTAGTTTCTTTCAAGAAAAATTACGGGAAAGAGAACTCAGTCTTCTTCGCGATCGCCTGCATCTAAGAGAGATAAATTTCATTATATTTCCTGATTGGTCCCAGCCAGAAGAACTGCTTTGCCAGGAATTTATAGAAATCCTGAGAAATCTATCAACTCATACTCTCAGAACTCAAATGACATTACTTGTAGACACGAGCAATATTGCTGAAGATGAGGCAGAATTGCTTTTTTACAGCGTAGTCATGAATTTAATGATGGATGAAGATATCGCGATTGATGAGGAATTACAAATTTCTTTCATTGGTCACCTTAGTAAATTACAGTGGGAAAGCTTACTTTCTAGCATACAAGAAAGAATTCCATTGGTAACTGAAAACAAAGAAGCTATCATTGCCGTTTGTGCTGAAAGCATTCCTGTCAACAAAGAAAAGTAG